One genomic segment of Pseudomonadota bacterium includes these proteins:
- a CDS encoding permease: MKNWHKFIIILGIFVAAYFIPFGDERVKKAILESFYMLQDYAQKHVLLCLVPAFFIAGAITVFVSEASVMKYLGPLANKFL; this comes from the coding sequence ATGAAAAACTGGCATAAATTCATCATCATACTTGGTATATTCGTAGCTGCCTATTTCATTCCTTTTGGAGACGAAAGGGTGAAAAAAGCAATCCTCGAATCCTTCTACATGCTGCAAGACTATGCACAGAAGCATGTGCTTTTATGTCTTGTCCCGGCTTTTTTTATTGCCGGAGCCATAACTGTCTTCGTTTCAGAGGCATCGGTCATGAAATACCTGGGACCTCTGGCGAATAAATTCCT